The Mycolicibacterium cosmeticum DNA window ATCGGCACCATCGCCGACGCCGTCGACAGGGCGGCCAGAGGGCAATGGGTGTGGTTGGACAACGGCCGCCACATCATGGACCACGTCCACGTCGACAATCTCGCCGAGGCCGTCGCCCTGTCGCTCACCCGCGGCCGCGACGGCGCGATCTACTACGTGACCGACGGGCATCCGATGCCGATTCGGGACTTCTTCACCGCGCTGATGGCCACCCAGGGCGTCGACGTCTCCGGCGGCCGCAGCATTCCCGTGGCCGTCGCCGCGCCCATCGCGGCCGCGCTGGACGCCGGCGCCCGACTGCTGCGCAGGCCGACCGCCCCTGCGCTGAACAACTGGCTGATCACCATCATGGGTCGCGACCGCAGCTACGACATCAGCGCCGCCCGCGCCGACCTCGGCTACCGGCCGCGGGTCGGCTTCGATGCGGGCATGCAGGAGATGGCCCGATCGGCAGCGGCCGGGCCGGCCGCCGAACCTAGCCCAGCACCCTCGGCACCGGAGTGAACACCACCGGCATCGCCTCGGGCCCACTGACGAAGTTGGCCGGCCGCAACGGCACCTCGGCGCCGTCGGCCAGCCGCAGGTCGGGCAGGCGGCGCAGCACCCGCTCGGTCATCAACCGCAGTTCCAGCCGGGCCAGCTGATTACCCAGGCAGAAGTGCGTTCCGAAGCCGAATGCCAAGTGGCTGTTCGGGTTTCGGTCGATGCGGAACTCGTCGGGGTTCTCGAACACGGATTCGTCGAAGTTGGCCGACTCGAACATCAGCATGATCTTCTCCCCGGCCCGCAGCCGCGTGCCGTGGAACTCGGTGTCGGCCGTGACGGTGCGGCACATGTTCTTCACCGGCGAAGTCCAGCGCAGCATCTCCTCGATGGCGCCGGGCAGCAGTTCGGGATCGGCCACCAGCGACTCCCACTGGTCGCGGTGCCGCAACAGCGCTTCGGTGCCGCCGGACAGGGTGTGCCGGGTGGTCTCGTCGCCGCCGATGAGGATGAGCAGGGTTTCCATGACGATCTCGTCATCGCTCATCCGCTGCCCGTCCACCTCGGAGTGCACCAGCACGGAGAACAGGTCCTCGGTGGGTTCGGCCCGCCGCTTGGCGATGACGTCCATGGTGAAGGCGGTATAGGCGGCGAACGTGTCCATCAGCTTCTGCACGGTCAATTCGTCGACGTGCGAGGACAATCCGCACACCAGGTCATCCGACCACTGCAGCAGCATGTCGCGTTCTTCGGGCAGCACGCCGAGCATGTCACCGATCACCGCCATCGGCAGCGGGGCGGCGATGTCCCGGACGAAGTCCGCCTCACCCCGTTCGCAGACCCCGTCGATCAGGGTGTCGCAGAGCCGCTCGATGGACGGCAGTTTGTCCATCACCCGCTTGCGGGTGAATCCGGCGTTGACCAGCTTGCGCCGCACCAGGTGTGCGGGGTCGTCCATGTCGATCATGTACGGCATGCCGGGCTGGTCGGGCCGGATCCCGCCCGCGCTGGAGAACAGTTCGGGATTGCGCTCGGCGTCCAGCACCGCCTGATAGCTGGCGGCCGCGGCTTGACCGTTGCGGTCCCGGAACACCGGTTGATTCGCCCGCATCCACCGGTAGGCCTCGCGGGCCGCCGGGCCGTCGGCGTAGAAACGGCCGTCGGCGAGGTCGACGTCGGGCTTGGCGAGCACTGTTGTCACGAGATCTCCTCGGCGTCACCGAAAGTCATGTCGACGTTCGCCGCCGAACCGGAGAACAGCGCGCGCTTGGGGAAGCCGAGATCGGCGAGTTCGCGGGCATACGGGTGATCGCCGAGGCGCACCGTGACACCACCCGGCCGATACCGCGCCCCGGTCATCCGCATCTCCCCGGCGGTCTGCCGGGTGACGCCGTCGAGATGGGAGTACGTGGGATGCACCCGGGCGCCCGAGGTGAACGTCGCCGGCACCGGCAGGCCCGGCCGGAAATCCATGCCGACGGCGTGCCGGCCGTCGATGCTGACGTCGAAAGAGAAGCGTCGCCCGCCGCGGAAGGTAAAGTCAGCCAACACCTTCGGGTAGCCCCAGATGGACCGGCCGGCCTCCAGCGTGAACGACTGATCGACGGGCAGGTGGTGGATGAAGGCACCGGCCGACTGCAGCGCCCGCAGGCCCGTCGCGCGGGAACCCGGTGGATTGACCATCACGTTGGTGCCGTACTCGTGGTACTGGCCCAGGTCGGTGTCGAGGTAGTGCATCAGCATCAGCACGACGACGGCCTTGTTCGGCCGGTACCGGCAGACCTGCAGACCGCTGTAGTCGATCATGCGTTGGGCCGCGTCGGCGTCCACCGAGAACATCGCCATGTGTTGCCGGGCGGTACGCACCCGCACCGGCATGGTCAGCACGGCACCCTGGACTGTGTGCTGCGACGAGCGCTCGCGCGAGGAATCAGTGGTCCCGGTCACACACCAAATCTAGAACGCGTTCTAGACAACTTGCAAGATGTGTCTACACCAGGGCAGCGAGATCCCGGATCTGTTCGACGGACCGCGCGCCCACGACCATCATGGTGACGCCGGCGGCCTCCCAGGCCTTGATCTGTTGCTTGACGTAGTCGAGGTCGCCCACGATCGCCGAGTCGTCCACGAGTTCGTCGGGGATGATCTTGGCCGCTTCCTCTTTGCGGTCGCTGCGGAACAGTTTGGTGACGTCGTCGACGACCTCCGCGTAACCCATCCGCCGGTAGACGTCGGCGTGGAAGTTGGTGTCCTCGGCACCCATCCCGCCCATGTACAGCGCCAGGTGCGGCTTCATCAATTCCATGATGGCGGGCCGGTCGTCGGTGACCACCACCTGCGCGGTCGCGCAGATCTCGAAGGTTTCCCGGGTGTGCCGCGCCCCCGGACGGGCGAAGCCCTCGTCCAGCCACTCGTTGTACATCCCCGCGATGCGCGGCGAGTAGAAGATCGGCAGCCAGCCGTCGCAGATCTCGGCGGCCAGCGCCACGTTCTTCGGGCCTTCGGCGCCCAGCATCACCGGGATGTCCGCGCGCAGCGGGTGGGTGATCGGCTTGAGGTTCTTACCCAGCCCCGAGGTGCCCTCGCCCGTCACGGGCAGCGGGTAGTGCGGTCCGTCGCTGTGCACCGGGGCCTCGCGGGCCCAGACCTGGCGCAGGATGTCGATGTACTCCCGGGTGCGGGCCAGCGGCTTGGGGAACTTCGCGCCGTACCAGCCCTCGACGACCTGCGGCCCGGAAACTCCGAGGCCGACGATATGTCTGCCACCGGACAGGTGATCCAGGGTCAGGGCGGCCATCGCCAGCGCGGTGGGCGTGCGCGCCGACAGCTGCAGCACCGAGGTACCCAGCCGCATCCGGGTGGTCTCGCGGCCCCACCAGGCCAGCGGGGTGTAGGCATCCGACCCCCAGGCCTCGGCGGTGAAGACGGTGTCGAAGTCGGCTTCTTCGGCTGCCGCGACGAGTTCGGCGTGGTTGGTCGGCGGCTGCGCACCCCAGTAACCAAGCTGCAAACCCAGTTTCATTTAGCCCACCTTCCGACCCATGGTTGAAACCATTCTTAGAACCTGTTCTACTCGATGCCGTGACCACAGGCCAAAGCAGCCCGGTGCAGATCGACAAGCATGAGCGGCCCCTGTCAGCTCCGCTGAGGCTCTCATTCGACTACACCCGTTCAGTCGGACCACTCCTGTCCCAGTTCTTCACCGCGTTACGGGAACGACGCATCGTCGGTGTGCGCGGATCGGACGGCCGGGTACACGTCCCGCCCGCTGAGTATGACCCCGTCACCTATCAGGCATTGACCGAGGTGGTACCGGTCGGCAGCGTCGGGACGGTGCAGTCCTGGACCTGGCAGTCCACTCCGCTGGAGGGTCAGCCCCTGAGAAAACCGTTCGCGTGGGCACTGATCCTGCTCGACGGCGCCGACACCCCGCTGCTGCACGCGGTCGCGGTGGACTCCGCCGACGAGATCAGCACCGGCGCCCGGGTGCATGCGCACTGGGTCGACGAACCGGTCGGCGCCATCACCGATATCGCCTACTTCCTGCCCGGGGAAGAGCCCGAACCCGAGGGCGCGCCCGACGATCGCGAGCCCGTCACCGTGCAGGTGGCCCCCAGTTTCATCGAGATCCAGCACACCGCGTCGCTGCCCGAGACGACCTTCCTCAAGGCGCTGGAAGAGGGCAAGCTGCTCGGCGGCCGGACCCGCAGCGGTCGGGACGGCAAGCCCGGCAAGGTGTACTTCCCGCCGAAGGAAGCCGATCCGGCGACGGGTCTCGAACTCGACGAGTTTATCGAACTGCCCGACAAGGGCACCGTGACCACCTTCGCGATCATCAACATCCCGTTCACCGGGCAGCGCATCAAGCCGCCGTACGTCGCGGCCTACGTGCTGCTCGACGGCGCCGACATCCCGTTCCTGCATCTGGTCACCGAGATCGACCCGGCCGAGGTGCGGATGGGCATGCGCGTGCAGGCGGTGTGGAAGCCGCGCGAGGAATGGGGGCTGGGTATCGACAACATCGACTACTTCAAGCCGACCGGCGAACCCGACGCCGATTACGACTCCTACAAGCACCACCTGTAAAGGCCGGCACGCACATGACCGATATCGCAGTGGTGGGCTTCGCGCACGCGCCCCACGTCCGCCGCACCGACGGCACCACCAACGGCGTCGAAATGCTGATGCCGTGTTTCCACCAGCTCTACGACCAACTCGGCATCAAGCAGACCGATATCGGCTTCTGGTGCTCGGGATCGTCGGATTACCTTGCCGGCCGGGCCTTCTCGTTCATCTCGGCGATCGACTCGATCGGTGCCATCCCCCCGATCAACGAGAGCCACGTCGAGATGGACGCCGCCTGGGCGCTGTACGAGGCCTACATCAAACTGCTCACCGGCCAGGTCGAGACCGCGCTGGTGTACGGCTTCGGCAAGTCCTCGGCGGGCACGTTGCGCCGGGTGCTGGCCTTGCAGACCGATCCGTACACCGTCGCGCCGCTGTGGCCGGACTCGGTGTCGATCGCGGGCCTGCAGGCGCGGGCCGGACTGGACGCCGGCAAGTGGACGGCCGAGCAGATGGCCCAGGTGGCGCTGGATTCCTACGCCGCGGGCGGGCGCACCGACCGGGAAGAGGTCACCGGCAGCATTGACGACCTGCTGTCGCGGCCCTACTTCGCCGATCCGCTGCGCCGCCACGACATCGCCCCGATCACCGACGGGGCATCGGCCATCGTGCTGGCGGCCGGGGACAAAGCCCGCGAGCTGCGCGAAAACCCTGCCTGGATCACCGGTTTCGAGCACCGTATCGAGACGCCGATCCTGGGCGCCCGCGACCTGACGGTATCCCCGTCGACGGCGGCCTCGGCGCAGGCGGCCACGGGAGGCGATACCGGCTCGATCGACGTGGCCGAGATCTACGCACCCTTCACCCACCAGCATCTGATCCTCAAGGAAGCGATCGGGTTGACCGACAAGACCAAGATCAACCCGTCGGGCGGCGCCCTGTCCGCCAATCCGATGTTCTCGGCGGGCCTGGAGCGCATCGGTTACGCCGCACAGCACATCTTCGACGGTTCAGCACAGCGGGTGCTGGCCCACGCCACGAGTGGGCCTGCGCTGCAACAGAATCTCGTCGCCGTTCTGGAAGGGAAATAGCCGATGAGCCGCTTGCGCGAAGAGGAGAAGATCTAGTGGCGGGCAAGCTCGCAGCGGTGCTGGGCACCGGGCAGACGAAGTACGTCGCCAAACGCCACGACGTGTCGATGAACGGGCTGGTGCGCGAGGCCATCGACCGGGCACTGGCGGACGCCGACTCCACGTTCGACGATATCGACGCGGTGGTGGTCGGCAAGGCGCCCGACTTCTTCGAGGGCGTCATGATGCCCGAACTGTTCATGGCCGACGCTGTCGGCGCCACCAACAAGCCCCTGATCCGGGTGCACACCGCTGGCTCGGTCGGTGGGTCGACCGCGATCGTCGCGGCCAGCCTGGTGCAGTCCGGCAAGTACAAGCGCGTGCTGACCATGGCGTGGGAGAAGCAGTCGGAGTCGAATGCCATGTGGGCGTTGAGCATTCCGGTGCCGTTCACCAAGCCGGTGGGCGCCGGCGCGGGCGGGTACTTCGCCCCGCACATCCGCGCCTACATCCGCCGTTCCGGCGCCCCCAACCACATCGGCGCCATCGTGGCCGTCAAGGACCGCCTCAACGGGGCCAAGAACCCCCTGGCGCACCTGCACCAGCCCGACATCACCGTCGAGAAGGTGATGTCCTCGCCGATGCTGTGGGATCCGATCCGCTACGACGAGACGTGCCCGTCCTCCGACGGTGCGGCGGCCATGGTGATCGGCAACGAGGAGGCCGCCGAGGCGCATCTCGCCAAGGGTCACCCCGTCGCGTGGGTGCACGCCACGGCGTTGCGCACCGAGCCCCTGGCCTACGCCGGCCGCGACCAGGTGAACCCACAGGCCAGCCGGGACGCGGCCGCGGCACTGTGGCGCGACGCCGGCATCACCTCCCCCATCGACGAGATCGACGCCGCCGAGGTGTACGTCCCGTTCTCCTGGTACGAGCCGATGTGGCTGGAAAGCCTCGGCTTCGCCCCCGAGGGTGAGGGCTGGAAGCTCACCGAGGCGGGCGAGACGGCGATCGGCGGGCGGATCCCGTTCAACGCCTCCGGCGGCGTGCTGTCCTCGAATCCGATCGGCGCCTCGGGCATGATCCGGTTCGCCGAATCGGCCATCCAGGTGATGGGCAAGGCCGGTGCTCACCAGGTGCCCGGCGCCCGCAAGGCGCTCGGCCATGCCTACGGCGGCGGTGCGCAGTACTACTCCATGTGGGTGGTGGGCGCCGACAAGCCGACGCCGAAGGGCTGACATGGCGATCACCGATCCCGAACATCCCGCGCACCTGGCGGGCAAGCGTTCCCGCGCCGCCGTGGCCGCGCGGGACAAGGAGGCGTGGCTGGCGGTATTCGCCGACGACGCGGTGGTGCAGGATCCGATCGGGCCGTCGTTCTTCGACCCCGAGGGCGCCGGGCACCGCGGCAAGGAGGCGATCGCGGCGTTCTGGGACAAGGCGATCGCCCCCACCGACAACCTGGAGTTCCACTTCGTCGACACCTTCCAGTGCGGTGACGAGGAGGCCAATATCGGCAGCATCGTCACCACGATGGGTGGGCATCGGATCACCACCGAGGGCGTGTTCACCTACCGGGTGAACGCCCAGGGCGAGATGGTGGCCTTGCGGGCGTACTGGGAAGTGGACCGGGCGGCGAGCACGGCGACACCCACCTAGGCTCTGTACGGTTGACCGTAGTTCCGAAGTCAACCTTTCCCACGAGTCGACAGAGCACATTGTTTCGCTTCGCAGTCCCAACCGTCCTCACCGCGGTCCTGATCAGCGGCTGCGCCGGCACCAACGGCAGCACCCCCGCGGCGACCAGCCTGCCCGGTTTCCCCGCCCAGCCCACCTCGACCAGCACGACGGCCCCGCCGTCGGCCAAGGCGGCACCGGACTACCAGAAGCTCCTGGTCACCGCCGACGACCTCAGCGACACCGAGGACACCTTCCACCAACAGTCGGTGCAGTCCCAACCCGACGGGGTGCCCGGCGCCAGCGCCTTCTTCGTCAACGACGAGGACACCCGGGCGATCAGCAGTGTGGTGCTGATCTACCCGGACGCCGCGACCGCCGCGGCCACCCTGAAGCAGGCCCAGGCCACGCTGCCGTCGCTGGTCGCCGGCGGCACGCCGCAGCCCATCGCGGTCGGCAGTGGCGGCATCGTCGTCAGGGGCGCCAAACCCGAGGAGGACAAGTCCGTCACGCTGATGTTCTTCACGGTGGACCGGGCGCTGGTCCGGCTGGAGTTCCAGAGCGCGATCGGCGATCCCACCACCGACCAGTTCGTCACCAATGTCGGCAAGATGCAGGCGATCGCCCTGCGCACCGGGCTGGCTACTGCCCTGTGAGTACCTCGGTGAGGCCTTCGCGGTAGCGGCGCGCCAGGTCCTGATAGGCCTCGCCGTTGGTCTGGACCCAAATCTGCGCGCTGGTGCCGGCGATCGGTCCCTTGATCTTGGCAGGCACACCGGCGACCAGGACCTCGTCGGGAACCTTCGTCCCGCCCACCACGAGCGCGTGTGCGGCGACCAGGGTGCGGGCCCCGATCACCGCGCCGTCGAGCACTGTGGCGTGGTTGGCGATCACCGCATCGCTGCCGATATGCGCGCCGTGGATGACACAACCGTGCGCGATGGTCGCCCCCGGGCCGACGTCGACGGGGATCCCGGGTGGAGCGTGCAACACCGACCCGTCCTGCACGTTGGCCCCTTCTCGGATGATGATTGGCGCGTAGTCGGCCCGCAGCACGGCGTTGAACCAGACCGATGCTCCGGCGGCGATGTGCACGTCACCGACCAGGGTCGCGGTCGGCGCGACGAAGGCCCCCGGGTCCACCACGGGGGCCCGACCCTCGAATTCGTAAAGAGGCATGGTTCACATATACCGCAGGTGGGCATACACGCGTTGCGCGATGGAGGAGCAAAACTGTAACGTGTTCTAGTTAGAGAGACCGATACGGGAGGCCCACCGTGAGTACCGAATCTGCCGCCGCCGGCATCAGGGAGATCGACACTGGCGCGCTGCCAGATCGCTATGCGCGCGGCTGGCACTGCCTCGGGCCGGTGCAGGACTTCCTGGACGGCAAGCCGCACCCGGTGCAGGCGTTCGGTACCAAACTGGTGGTTTTCGCCGACTCGCAGGGTGAGCTCAAGATCCTCGACGGCTACTGCCGCCATATGGGTGGTGACCTGTCGCAGGGCACCATCAAGGGCGACGAGGTGGCCTGCCCGTTCCACGACTGGCGCTGGGGTGGTGACGGCAGGTGCAAGCTGGTGCCCTACGCCAAGCGCACGCCGCGGCTGGCCCGAACTCGTTCCTGGCACACCGACGTCCGCGGCGGCCTGTTGTTCGTCTGGCACGACCACGAAGGCAACCCGCCGCAGCCCGAGGTCCGGATCCCGGAGATCCCGGAGTTCGCCAGTGACGACTGGACGGACTGGCGGTGGAACTCGATGCTCATCGAAGGTTCCAACTGCCGCGAGATCATCGACAACGTCACCGACATGGCGCACTTCTTCTACATCCACTTCGGGTTGCCGACCTACTTCAAGAATGTCTTCGAGGGCCACATCGCCTCGCAGTACCTGCACAACGTGGGCCGGCCCGACGTGAACGACCTTGGTACCTCGTACGGCGAAGCACACCTGGACTCCGAGGCGAGCTACTTCGGGCCGTCGTTCATGATCAACTGGCTGCACAACAACTACGGCGGTTTCAAGGCCGAGTCGATCCTGATCAACTGCCACTACCCGGTCACCCAGGACTCGTTCATGCTGCAGTGGGGCGTCATCGTCGAGAAGCCCAAGGGCCTGGACGAGAAGACCACCGACAAGCTGGCACGGGTGTTCACCGAAGGCGTCAGCAAGGGCTTCCTGCAGGACGTCGAGATCTGGAAGCACAAGACCCGGATCGACAACCCGCTGCTGGTCGAGGAGGACGGCGCCGTCTACCAGATGCGCCGGTGGTACCAGCAGTTCTACGTCGACGTCGCCGACATCACCCCGGACATGACCGACCGGTTCGAGATGGAGGTCGACACCACGGCCGCCAACGAGAAGTGGCACGTCGAGGTCGAGGAGAACCTCAAGCGTCAGAACGAAGCCGCGACCCAACCGACCCAATGACCACCCACAACGAGCGGGCCCGGACGCCGGATGTCGACAATCTGGCCCGCTCGATGCTGGAACTGCTCGGCCACGACGAGCACGACCAGCCCGCCGGCACCGCCGCGCCGGCGGCCGGCTCCTGGTCCAAGGCACCGGATTTCGCCGACGACCCACACCGGGCCGCCGCCGTGCGAGAGGCCACGGCGCGGGATCGGGAGCGCTACCTGACGTCGGGCCTGGTGTCGGTGGACTGCCGGTTCTGCCACGTCGCCGTGCAGGTGAAGAAGCTGGGTCCGGAGCACACCTCGGTGCAGTGGAACGGTGAGGCCACCCGGCGGTGCGCCGTGTTCAGTGAGATCCGGGCCGCCGGCGGCGATCCCGCCCGGGCCCGGTCCTGCCCCAAGCTGACCGATAGCATCAGGCATGCCGTCGCGGAAGGCTGTCTGGAAGAGGTGTCGAGCGCGCCGTCGCCTGGCGACGGCTAGCTGCGTCGTCGCGGTCGGGCTGATGGCCGACCTGACCGGGTGTACCCGCGTCATCGACACCGCGGTACCGCATTCGGCGCCGCGGGTGGGCCCCATCCTGGCCACCCAGGTCGGCGATCTGCTGAGCAAGCACGCCCAGGACAAGGACGGCAACCGGTTCGTCACGGTCGAACCCGACTCCTGCGCGGGCGTGGCCCGCGAGCAGGACGCCCCCTTCATCGTCGAGCACCATCCGGCCGCCACCGACGGCGGGCATTGGGTCACCACGGACGGCCACGAGGTGTACGTCGAGGAGATCGTCGCCGTGTACGCCTCGGACTTCGACCCCAGGGCCGCCGTCGACGGGGCACGGGCCATCCTGGCGTCGTGCCGGGACACCCCGTTCACCGTCGCCGACATGAAGGGCCGCACGTACCAGTTCACGATGGGGCCGGCGCCGGCCGATCCGCGGTCACCGGACATCGTGGTGTGGTCGTTCCACGGCGCCGACTGGGCGTGCGACAACGCCTTCGTCGCCGCGCACAATGCGGCCGTCGAGCTGACCACCTGCGGCCCGGTCAACGGTTACAACGTCGGCGCGCTGGCCAAGGATGCCCTCAAACGCATTGAGCAGCTTGCCAATACCACCGCGTGACGGTCACAACCCCTTGAACCGCTCCTTGACCTGCTCGGCGGTCAACCCGTAGTCGGCCAGCGAATAGGTGTGCTTGGGCGCGCGCGGCCCCTGCTGGCTCTTGGCGTGGCTGTCCTGCATGGCCTGGCGCGCCGCGTCGGTGAACTCGATCCCGAAGGTCCGGTAGATGCCCTCCACCGCACCGATCGGATCCTTGACGAACTCGAAATAGTCGACGTCGCAGAACTGCGCCGGATCATGCTTGGCCCGCTCGGCCTCGAAGAGTTCCAGTCCGCGTGACCAGGTTTCCATCGAGTCGGCCCCGATCACCTCGCCCCGGAACGTGTTCGACCAGCCCTCGGTGGTGTGCTGGGCCAGCGAGCACATGGACGCCATGATCGTCTCGGCCGGCCGGTGACACTGCACCACCAGCGCGTCGGGATACGTCGCGAACAACGCATCGAGCGCGAACAGGTGACTGGGATTCTTGAGGACCCAACGCTTTTCCGGTTCGTTGAGGCCGATCAGTTGCAGGTTGCGGCGATGCCGCTGATACGACTTGGTCCAGTCCTGCTGGGCCAGCCACCGCGAATAGGTGGGGATGTGCGCCAGGGTCTCGTACGACACCGAGTGCAGCGACTGCCGCAACAGCTGCCAGCATTCCTCCACCTCGTCGGCGGTCATGTAGTGCAGACCGGTGTAGTCCGGGTTCTCCTCGTGCGCCTTGGTGAACTGGGCGTCCAGCTGCGCGAAAACCGGGTTCTG harbors:
- a CDS encoding nuclear transport factor 2 family protein, which translates into the protein MAITDPEHPAHLAGKRSRAAVAARDKEAWLAVFADDAVVQDPIGPSFFDPEGAGHRGKEAIAAFWDKAIAPTDNLEFHFVDTFQCGDEEANIGSIVTTMGGHRITTEGVFTYRVNAQGEMVALRAYWEVDRAASTATPT
- a CDS encoding thiolase domain-containing protein, with protein sequence MAGKLAAVLGTGQTKYVAKRHDVSMNGLVREAIDRALADADSTFDDIDAVVVGKAPDFFEGVMMPELFMADAVGATNKPLIRVHTAGSVGGSTAIVAASLVQSGKYKRVLTMAWEKQSESNAMWALSIPVPFTKPVGAGAGGYFAPHIRAYIRRSGAPNHIGAIVAVKDRLNGAKNPLAHLHQPDITVEKVMSSPMLWDPIRYDETCPSSDGAAAMVIGNEEAAEAHLAKGHPVAWVHATALRTEPLAYAGRDQVNPQASRDAAAALWRDAGITSPIDEIDAAEVYVPFSWYEPMWLESLGFAPEGEGWKLTEAGETAIGGRIPFNASGGVLSSNPIGASGMIRFAESAIQVMGKAGAHQVPGARKALGHAYGGGAQYYSMWVVGADKPTPKG
- a CDS encoding sulfotransferase family protein yields the protein MSPRTNVGTVEDLHASAVKACGLDDFGSDDDNYKEALAVLLEAYQRDADLTELGSKMQRFFVRNALVARLVSEAAFKQYPQHADVPIERPIFVTGLPRTGTTVIHRLLTADPAHQGLELWLAEFPQPRPPRETWSQNPVFAQLDAQFTKAHEENPDYTGLHYMTADEVEECWQLLRQSLHSVSYETLAHIPTYSRWLAQQDWTKSYQRHRRNLQLIGLNEPEKRWVLKNPSHLFALDALFATYPDALVVQCHRPAETIMASMCSLAQHTTEGWSNTFRGEVIGADSMETWSRGLELFEAERAKHDPAQFCDVDYFEFVKDPIGAVEGIYRTFGIEFTDAARQAMQDSHAKSQQGPRAPKHTYSLADYGLTAEQVKERFKGL
- a CDS encoding Zn-ribbon domain-containing OB-fold protein, whose amino-acid sequence is MTTGQSSPVQIDKHERPLSAPLRLSFDYTRSVGPLLSQFFTALRERRIVGVRGSDGRVHVPPAEYDPVTYQALTEVVPVGSVGTVQSWTWQSTPLEGQPLRKPFAWALILLDGADTPLLHAVAVDSADEISTGARVHAHWVDEPVGAITDIAYFLPGEEPEPEGAPDDREPVTVQVAPSFIEIQHTASLPETTFLKALEEGKLLGGRTRSGRDGKPGKVYFPPKEADPATGLELDEFIELPDKGTVTTFAIINIPFTGQRIKPPYVAAYVLLDGADIPFLHLVTEIDPAEVRMGMRVQAVWKPREEWGLGIDNIDYFKPTGEPDADYDSYKHHL
- a CDS encoding thiolase domain-containing protein; protein product: MTDIAVVGFAHAPHVRRTDGTTNGVEMLMPCFHQLYDQLGIKQTDIGFWCSGSSDYLAGRAFSFISAIDSIGAIPPINESHVEMDAAWALYEAYIKLLTGQVETALVYGFGKSSAGTLRRVLALQTDPYTVAPLWPDSVSIAGLQARAGLDAGKWTAEQMAQVALDSYAAGGRTDREEVTGSIDDLLSRPYFADPLRRHDIAPITDGASAIVLAAGDKARELRENPAWITGFEHRIETPILGARDLTVSPSTAASAQAATGGDTGSIDVAEIYAPFTHQHLILKEAIGLTDKTKINPSGGALSANPMFSAGLERIGYAAQHIFDGSAQRVLAHATSGPALQQNLVAVLEGK
- a CDS encoding cytochrome P450, with product MTTVLAKPDVDLADGRFYADGPAAREAYRWMRANQPVFRDRNGQAAAASYQAVLDAERNPELFSSAGGIRPDQPGMPYMIDMDDPAHLVRRKLVNAGFTRKRVMDKLPSIERLCDTLIDGVCERGEADFVRDIAAPLPMAVIGDMLGVLPEERDMLLQWSDDLVCGLSSHVDELTVQKLMDTFAAYTAFTMDVIAKRRAEPTEDLFSVLVHSEVDGQRMSDDEIVMETLLILIGGDETTRHTLSGGTEALLRHRDQWESLVADPELLPGAIEEMLRWTSPVKNMCRTVTADTEFHGTRLRAGEKIMLMFESANFDESVFENPDEFRIDRNPNSHLAFGFGTHFCLGNQLARLELRLMTERVLRRLPDLRLADGAEVPLRPANFVSGPEAMPVVFTPVPRVLG
- a CDS encoding gamma carbonic anhydrase family protein translates to MPLYEFEGRAPVVDPGAFVAPTATLVGDVHIAAGASVWFNAVLRADYAPIIIREGANVQDGSVLHAPPGIPVDVGPGATIAHGCVIHGAHIGSDAVIANHATVLDGAVIGARTLVAAHALVVGGTKVPDEVLVAGVPAKIKGPIAGTSAQIWVQTNGEAYQDLARRYREGLTEVLTGQ
- a CDS encoding acetoacetate decarboxylase family protein, with translation MPVRVRTARQHMAMFSVDADAAQRMIDYSGLQVCRYRPNKAVVVLMLMHYLDTDLGQYHEYGTNVMVNPPGSRATGLRALQSAGAFIHHLPVDQSFTLEAGRSIWGYPKVLADFTFRGGRRFSFDVSIDGRHAVGMDFRPGLPVPATFTSGARVHPTYSHLDGVTRQTAGEMRMTGARYRPGGVTVRLGDHPYARELADLGFPKRALFSGSAANVDMTFGDAEEIS
- a CDS encoding LLM class F420-dependent oxidoreductase yields the protein MKLGLQLGYWGAQPPTNHAELVAAAEEADFDTVFTAEAWGSDAYTPLAWWGRETTRMRLGTSVLQLSARTPTALAMAALTLDHLSGGRHIVGLGVSGPQVVEGWYGAKFPKPLARTREYIDILRQVWAREAPVHSDGPHYPLPVTGEGTSGLGKNLKPITHPLRADIPVMLGAEGPKNVALAAEICDGWLPIFYSPRIAGMYNEWLDEGFARPGARHTRETFEICATAQVVVTDDRPAIMELMKPHLALYMGGMGAEDTNFHADVYRRMGYAEVVDDVTKLFRSDRKEEAAKIIPDELVDDSAIVGDLDYVKQQIKAWEAAGVTMMVVGARSVEQIRDLAALV
- a CDS encoding Rieske 2Fe-2S domain-containing protein, which produces MSTESAAAGIREIDTGALPDRYARGWHCLGPVQDFLDGKPHPVQAFGTKLVVFADSQGELKILDGYCRHMGGDLSQGTIKGDEVACPFHDWRWGGDGRCKLVPYAKRTPRLARTRSWHTDVRGGLLFVWHDHEGNPPQPEVRIPEIPEFASDDWTDWRWNSMLIEGSNCREIIDNVTDMAHFFYIHFGLPTYFKNVFEGHIASQYLHNVGRPDVNDLGTSYGEAHLDSEASYFGPSFMINWLHNNYGGFKAESILINCHYPVTQDSFMLQWGVIVEKPKGLDEKTTDKLARVFTEGVSKGFLQDVEIWKHKTRIDNPLLVEEDGAVYQMRRWYQQFYVDVADITPDMTDRFEMEVDTTAANEKWHVEVEENLKRQNEAATQPTQ
- a CDS encoding sensor domain-containing protein, whose amino-acid sequence is MADLTGCTRVIDTAVPHSAPRVGPILATQVGDLLSKHAQDKDGNRFVTVEPDSCAGVAREQDAPFIVEHHPAATDGGHWVTTDGHEVYVEEIVAVYASDFDPRAAVDGARAILASCRDTPFTVADMKGRTYQFTMGPAPADPRSPDIVVWSFHGADWACDNAFVAAHNAAVELTTCGPVNGYNVGALAKDALKRIEQLANTTA